One window from the genome of Cyclobacterium amurskyense encodes:
- a CDS encoding class I SAM-dependent methyltransferase, with protein MYQEWRYNEFQQTGKNYASQDEVDVYDPTHDDFRDLAKELKETVNWLNPKPNSKILDIGCGTGNFSIQLSTLCEKVYAIDVSETMLKFAQSKAIAAYATNISFSHTGYLNFDLPKDHLDGVISSLSLHHLPDFWKSVALNRIFRVLKPGGRFYLYDVVIPDQQSKDTIDAFIDRQERRGGAFMKEDTIIHFKEEFSTFDWVMKKLLLDAGFLIEKEILSDGVFKNYFCQKPL; from the coding sequence ATGTATCAGGAATGGAGATATAATGAATTTCAACAAACAGGTAAAAATTACGCTTCACAGGATGAAGTAGATGTTTATGATCCAACACATGATGATTTCAGAGATTTAGCTAAAGAGCTCAAAGAAACCGTCAATTGGTTAAATCCTAAGCCCAATTCAAAAATTTTAGACATTGGTTGTGGCACAGGTAATTTTTCTATCCAATTGTCCACTCTCTGTGAAAAGGTGTACGCAATCGATGTTTCAGAAACCATGCTAAAATTTGCCCAATCCAAAGCCATAGCAGCCTATGCCACAAATATTTCTTTTTCCCATACAGGCTATTTGAATTTTGACCTTCCAAAAGATCATCTTGACGGAGTGATCAGCTCACTTTCCCTACATCATCTTCCTGATTTTTGGAAAAGTGTCGCCCTCAATAGAATATTTAGAGTGTTAAAGCCTGGTGGAAGGTTCTATTTATATGATGTGGTCATTCCTGATCAGCAATCAAAAGATACGATCGATGCTTTTATTGACAGACAAGAACGACGAGGAGGTGCATTTATGAAAGAAGATACGATAATCCATTTTAAAGAAGAGTTCTCCACTTTTGACTGGGTTATGAAAAAGCTCTTGTTGGATGCTGGATTCCTCATTGAAAAAGAAATTTTAAGTGATGGGGTGTTTAAAAATTATTTTTGCCAAAAGCCATTGTAA
- a CDS encoding TerC family protein, which translates to MELFLQTETWIALLTLTFLEIVLGVDNIIFISIVSNKLPENQQEKARKIGLSLALVFRIILLLGISYIVQFTQPIISIVGFELSGRDLILFFGGLFLLFKSTMEIHHKIEGTPEEIKANSTSSLKGVILQIVFLDIIFSFDSILTAVGLVKEVSIMIIAVVISILIMMAFAGQISRFINKHPTLQVLALSFLMLIGFMLLVEGLHFEVPKGYIYFAVFFSLAVEIINMRVRKKTNGNPVELKPRIKQTDD; encoded by the coding sequence ATGGAATTATTCCTTCAAACAGAAACATGGATTGCTCTACTGACCCTTACCTTTTTAGAAATCGTATTGGGAGTAGATAATATTATTTTTATTTCAATAGTATCGAATAAACTTCCAGAAAACCAACAAGAAAAAGCCAGGAAAATTGGTTTGAGTTTGGCCTTGGTTTTTAGAATAATCCTCCTTTTAGGCATCTCTTATATTGTTCAGTTTACCCAACCAATAATTAGTATTGTTGGCTTTGAACTGAGTGGAAGAGATTTGATCTTGTTTTTTGGAGGCTTGTTTTTACTTTTTAAATCTACCATGGAAATCCATCACAAAATTGAAGGAACGCCAGAAGAAATAAAAGCCAATTCTACAAGCAGTTTGAAAGGTGTAATTTTACAAATCGTTTTTCTAGATATTATCTTTTCTTTTGACAGTATACTTACTGCTGTCGGACTGGTAAAAGAAGTATCCATTATGATTATTGCTGTGGTTATCTCCATATTGATCATGATGGCTTTTGCAGGTCAAATAAGTAGGTTTATCAACAAGCACCCTACCCTGCAGGTTTTAGCCCTTTCATTCTTAATGTTAATTGGGTTTATGCTTTTGGTAGAAGGCTTACATTTTGAAGTTCCTAAAGGTTATATCTATTTTGCTGTATTTTTCTCCCTAGCAGTGGAAATCATCAACATGAGGGTAAGGAAAAAAACAAATGGCAATCCAGTTGAACTTAAGCCAAGGATCAAACAAACGGATGATTAG
- a CDS encoding Gfo/Idh/MocA family protein, which translates to MKDINKSTKNNSRRNFIKASTTAVAGFYIVPRHVLGGPGFKAPSDKLRIAGIGAGGKGGSDIRNFHESGNADIVVLCDVDPKRAAGSIKAFPKAKFYTDYREMLDKEGNNIDAVSVSTPDHNHAVQALTAMKLGKHVYVQKPLTHTIHEARILTQAAEKYKLVTQMGNQGSSGDGVRKMREWYAAGLIGEATKVEVWTNRPVWPQGVPWPGETGKKAPKNLDWDLWLGTAKQMGYVENLHPFNWRGWWEFGTGALGDMACHLMEPAFRTLDLGYPTGAECSVGSVYTGEFTKGYFPESCPPSSHITLGFDKPNGGNLEFHWMDGGIQPSRPEELGPNEEMGDGGNGVIIEGTRGKMMCSTYGLNPKLLPSSINDSVNVAPTLPRVEGGAGGHYAQWVNACIAGHGSKEFNELSSPFSIAGPLTESVLMGNLAIKSHDFRTPKADGKGFDYPGRGIKLMWDGENMKVTNFEPANQFVSKEYRAGFELPKV; encoded by the coding sequence ATGAAAGACATCAATAAATCCACCAAAAACAATTCCAGGAGGAATTTTATTAAAGCCTCTACCACTGCTGTTGCAGGTTTTTACATAGTACCTAGACATGTATTAGGTGGTCCGGGATTCAAAGCCCCTAGTGATAAACTTCGAATAGCCGGTATAGGTGCAGGAGGTAAAGGCGGCAGCGATATTAGAAATTTTCATGAAAGTGGAAATGCAGATATAGTTGTATTGTGTGATGTTGATCCAAAAAGAGCTGCAGGAAGTATTAAAGCTTTTCCTAAGGCAAAATTTTATACTGATTACCGAGAAATGCTCGATAAAGAGGGCAATAATATAGATGCAGTATCAGTGTCTACACCTGATCACAACCATGCTGTTCAAGCACTAACAGCAATGAAATTAGGGAAACATGTATATGTTCAAAAACCATTGACACATACCATCCATGAAGCCAGAATACTAACTCAAGCTGCGGAAAAATACAAATTAGTAACCCAAATGGGTAACCAAGGTTCTTCTGGGGATGGTGTTAGAAAAATGCGCGAATGGTATGCTGCAGGACTAATAGGTGAAGCGACAAAAGTAGAAGTTTGGACCAACCGCCCAGTCTGGCCTCAAGGTGTTCCATGGCCTGGAGAAACAGGTAAAAAAGCACCTAAAAACCTCGATTGGGACCTTTGGTTAGGTACTGCCAAACAAATGGGTTATGTAGAAAACCTACATCCTTTTAATTGGAGAGGATGGTGGGAATTTGGTACAGGAGCTCTTGGAGATATGGCTTGTCACCTTATGGAGCCTGCCTTCCGTACCTTGGATTTGGGATACCCAACGGGGGCCGAATGTAGTGTCGGTTCTGTATATACTGGAGAATTCACCAAGGGTTATTTCCCTGAGAGTTGCCCTCCATCTTCACACATTACCCTAGGTTTTGACAAGCCTAATGGCGGTAACCTTGAGTTTCATTGGATGGATGGTGGTATCCAACCAAGCAGGCCTGAAGAACTTGGACCTAATGAAGAAATGGGTGATGGAGGAAATGGAGTGATAATAGAAGGAACAAGAGGTAAAATGATGTGTTCCACTTATGGTCTTAATCCTAAATTGTTGCCATCCTCTATTAACGACAGCGTAAACGTAGCTCCTACCTTACCGCGAGTAGAAGGAGGCGCAGGAGGTCACTATGCACAGTGGGTTAATGCTTGTATTGCTGGTCATGGTAGCAAAGAATTCAATGAGTTGAGTTCACCTTTTTCAATAGCCGGTCCATTGACTGAATCTGTTTTGATGGGTAATTTGGCTATTAAGAGCCATGATTTTAGAACGCCTAAAGCTGATGGTAAAGGATTTGATTATCCTGGAAGAGGTATTAAATTAATGTGGGATGGTGAGAACATGAAAGTCACCAATTTTGAACCTGCTAATCAGTTTGTATCTAAAGAATACAGAGCAGGATTTGAATTACCTAAAGTTTAA
- a CDS encoding ketopantoate reductase family protein translates to MKVKSIAILGIGGVGGFLGAKILSNRKNDEIKIDFISRGTTYDTIKSKGLLFTSPEKEEVLMPDGLILSGEGNVAYDLVILATKSQSMESAIIENKSIFGENTLVLPLQNMVNAAQSVRTLLDKSEVLDACIYLISNVLEPGHIKHLGGPGKVIIGKPSTDKYNWAFEFLAKCEVPLSLVEDVSTHLWKKFLFISSLGTLSAAYDVNFGDIRTKPELIKCWRSLMAELILLAQKHGIALGDSDIEAAFEMISNFPYTAKSSFQLDIERGIKGEKETLVDEVIKNSHNYDLACPVYIELEEKISKRLSNVSATNT, encoded by the coding sequence ATGAAAGTAAAGTCGATAGCCATCCTTGGTATAGGAGGTGTAGGGGGATTTTTAGGAGCGAAAATTTTATCTAACCGTAAGAATGACGAAATAAAAATTGATTTTATTTCTAGGGGAACAACGTACGATACCATAAAGTCAAAGGGCTTACTATTTACTTCTCCGGAAAAAGAGGAAGTTTTAATGCCAGATGGTTTAATTCTTAGTGGTGAAGGAAATGTTGCTTATGACCTAGTTATTTTGGCTACCAAATCACAGTCCATGGAAAGTGCCATAATTGAAAACAAATCAATTTTTGGTGAAAATACTCTTGTTTTACCCCTACAGAATATGGTAAATGCTGCCCAAAGTGTCCGAACTTTGCTTGATAAATCAGAAGTTTTGGACGCCTGCATTTATTTAATTTCTAATGTTCTAGAACCTGGGCATATCAAGCACCTTGGAGGTCCAGGGAAAGTAATTATTGGTAAGCCATCGACGGACAAATACAATTGGGCGTTTGAATTCCTTGCTAAGTGCGAGGTTCCTTTGAGCTTGGTGGAAGATGTGAGTACGCACCTTTGGAAAAAGTTTTTATTTATATCAAGTCTGGGTACATTGTCAGCAGCATATGATGTGAATTTCGGAGATATTAGAACCAAACCTGAATTGATTAAATGTTGGAGAAGTTTAATGGCAGAGTTGATTCTGTTGGCGCAAAAACATGGTATTGCCTTAGGCGATTCTGACATAGAGGCAGCTTTCGAGATGATTTCAAATTTCCCATATACCGCGAAGTCTTCTTTCCAATTGGATATAGAAAGAGGAATTAAAGGAGAGAAAGAAACCCTGGTAGACGAGGTGATAAAAAATTCACACAATTATGACTTGGCTTGCCCTGTATATATAGAATTGGAAGAGAAAATATCCAAAAGATTATCAAATGTCTCTGCGACTAATACTTAA